A stretch of the Opisthocomus hoazin isolate bOpiHoa1 chromosome 2, bOpiHoa1.hap1, whole genome shotgun sequence genome encodes the following:
- the AKAP7 gene encoding A-kinase anchoring protein 7 isoform X5 gives MALRTAAGAGGGDGGGAAPEHDGLENVQQKEIFKENEKMAQQREEPCPADSVESLMAEMPFVDTDIEEEFVMHATSEINIKKKRKRTAGREIEEGSERKKKKKKQYQPNYFISLPITNPEITGNIQAVQDAIIQKDQRLSKAMVHSGSLHVTMLVMHLSTKEEISIAVGALSDSKDFVEDLLKGKTVDLSFQGIDHFKNEVGFVKLAENDHTAILTEIAETMKKIFQEKGISAGEERAFKPHLTFMKLSKSTQLRKQVKKIDSSLYEDFKSRYFGDEILHRLDLCSMLKKKQPNGYYYCESSIVFVCIRQFL, from the exons ATGGCGCTGCGcacggcggcgggagcgggggggggcgacggcggcggcgcggcgccggAGCACG ATGGGCTGGAAAATGTACAGCAGAAGGAAATCTTCAAAGAGAACGAGAAGATGGCACAACAGAGAGAAGAGCCATGCCCTGCTGATTCGGTAGAATCTCTGATGGCAGAAATGCCATTCGTCGACACAGATATTGAAGAGGAATTTGTTA tgcATGCAACctctgaaataaatataaaaaagaaaaggaagaggactGCTGGAAGGGAAATTGAAGAAGGCagtgagagaaagaagaaaaagaaaaaacagtatcagccaaattatttcatttctcttccaATTACTAATCCAGAG ATTACTGGCAATATTCAGGCTGTCCAGGATGCAATAATACAAAAGGATCAAAGACTTTCCAAAGCAATGGTTCACTCTGGCTCGTTGCATGTCACCATGTTAGTGATGCATTTATCCACTAAAGAAGAAATTAGCAT AGCAGTTGGTGCTCTTTCAGACAGCAAGGATTTTGTAGAAGATCTCCTGAAAGGAAAAACTGTGGATTTGTCTTTTCAAGGAATTGATCACTTCAAAAATGAAGTTGGATTTGTGAAGTTGGCAGAAAATGATCACACAGCTATACTTACAGAAATAGCAG AGACTATGAAGAAGATATTTCAAGAAAAGGGCATCTCGGCAGGAGAAGAAAGAGCTTTTAAACCACATCTGACCTTCATGAAGTTGTCAAAATCAACACAGCTACGTAAGCAG GTGAAAAAAATTGACTCAAGCTTGTATGAAGATTTTAAAAGCCGTTATTTTGGAGATGAAATCCTGCACCGCCTAGATCTTTGCTCCATGTTGAAAAAAAAGCAACCGAATGGTTACTACTACTGTGAGTCCTCTATTGTTTTCG tgtGCATTAGGCAATTCTTGTGA
- the MSH5 gene encoding mutS protein homolog 5: MSATSATSCALPPPLGPEQEDQECSETHMSVLWYAGQLAITYYDTEDCSVYFMPDIPDNEDLKLLHKVIGEVNPQCIVTSAKQDQNIAKFLTSLTATAVDKDVGKPEIVLFPNIDFGLEVSKQRILSRKFPFIPPHMTATEKILYLSSIIPFESPLMIRALGGLLKFLDRRRVGVELEESTVAVPILAFKKFVLSDIVNMDEDAYCVLQIFKSDIHPSVYKLSSGLKEGFSLYGILNRCRCKWGQKLLRLWLTRPTRNLTELNKRLDVIHFFLLAQNHETVLTLQGCLKNIKNVPLILKRMTLSHTKVSDWQALYKTVYSAVCLRDTCRSLPKTIELFQTISRVFTDDLHYIANLISKVVDFEGSMSENRFTVRPNVDPTIDEKKRKLMGLSDFLTEVAQKELETLDNHIPSCCVIYIPLIGFLLSIPRLPTMVDKSDFEIKGLDFMFLSEDKLHYRSARTKELDSLLGDLHCEIRDQETFIMHQLQTKILEKSEVLNSVIEYTAHLDVLLALAVMARENAYCRPHFTHRHGFHIKDGRHPLMELCAKTFVANPVNSGEATRRIKIITGPNSSGKSVYLKQVGLIVFMALIGSYVPAAEAEIGVIDGIYTRIHSRESVSVGLSTFMIDLNQVAKAVNNATERSLVLIDEFGKGTNTLDGLSLLAAVLRYWISQGTQCPQVFVSTNFHSLMQLELLPDTPLLEYLTMETHQDGDELIFFYQIKQGMSTVSHAANIAALAGMPAKIIERGVEVSELIRNGKPIKQIDHPSKEDRMEKCKSVVEKFLCLDLDDPHVDLEEFMRTEVLPSAASVL, from the coding sequence ATGAGTGCCACATCAGCCACGAGTTGTGCCTTGCCACCACCGCTCGGGCCTGAACAAGAGGACCAGGAGTGCTCCGAGACACACATGTCTGTTTTGTGGTATGCAGGGCAGCTTGCAATTACTTATTATGATACAGAAGACTGCTCAGTCTACTTCATGCCTGACATACCTGATAATGAAGACCTCAAGCTACTGCATAAAGTGATTGGGGAAGTTAATCCTCAATGCATAGTGACCAGTGCAAAACAGGACCAGAATATTGCCAAATTCCTGACCAGCCTAACAGCTACTGCTGTTGATAAAGATGTAGGAAAACCAGAAATTGTCCTGTTTCCTAACATAGATTTTGGCTTAGAAGTCAGCAAGCAACGGATCCTGTCTAGGAAATTTCCATTTATCCCACCTCATATGACTGCAACAGAGAAAATTCTCTACTTATCTTCAATTATCCCTTTTGAGAGCCCACTCATGATACGAGCCCTAGGGGGACTCCTCAAGTTCCTAGACAGGAGAAGGGTTGGAGTTGAACTCGAAGAAAGCACTGTTGCAGTTCCTATTTTGGCCTTTAAAAAGTTTGTGCTGTCAGATATTGTGAATATGGATGAAGATGCTTACTGTgtcctgcagatatttaaaagtGATATCCATCCTTCTGTGTACAAGCTGTCCAGTGGTTTAAAAGAAGGATTCAGTTTATATGGAATTTTAAACCGCTGCAGGTGCAAATGGGGACAAAAACTGCTGAGGCTGTGGCTCACACGACCTACTCGGAACTTGACAGAGCTGAACAAACGGCTAGATGTTATCCACTTCTTCCTGCTCGCTCAGAACCATGAAACAGTCCTCACTCTTCAAGGTTGcctcaaaaacattaaaaatgtgccTCTGATTCTAAAAAGAATGACTCTTTCCCACACAAAAGTTAGTGATTGGCAGGCACTCTACAAGACAGTGTACAGTGCAGTGTGCCTTAGAGACACATGTCGTTCTCTGCCCAAGACTATTGAACTCTTTCAGACCATTTCACGTGTTTTCACTGATGATCTGCACTACATTGCTAATCTGATCAGCAAAGTGGTGGACTTCGAAGGCAGCATGTCAGAGAACCGCTTCACTGTCAGGCCCAATGTGGACCCCACCATCGATGAGAAGAAACGAAAGCTGATGGGACTGTCAGACTTCCTTACAGAAGTGGCACAAAAAGAGCTGGAGACCTTGGACAATCATATTCCCTCCTGTTGTGTGATCTACATTCCTTTGATCGGGTTCCTTCTCTCCATTCCACGGCTACCAACTATGGTGGATAAGAGTGACTTCGAAATCAAAGGCTTGGACTTCATGTTCTTGTCAGAAGATAAACTGCACTACAGAAGTGCTAGGACTAAGGAGCTAGACAGCCTGCTGGGTGACTTGCACTGTGAGATCAGAGACCAGGAAACATTTATTATGCACCAGCTGCAGACAAAGATCTTGGAGAAGTCTGAAGTGCTTAACAGTGTGATTGAGTATACTGCACACCTAGATGTGCTTCTAGCTTTGGCAGTGATGGCCCGGGAGAACGCCTACTGCCGGCCACACTTTACTCACCGCCATGGCTTCCACATCAAGGATGGAAGACATCCACTCATGGAACTCTGTGCAAAGACTTTTGTGGCCAATCCTGTCAACAGTGGCGAGGCTACCAGACGAATAAAGATCATCACAGGGCCCAACTCATCCGGAAAGAGCGTCTACTTAAAGCAAGTAGGTCTTATAGTATTCATGGCTCTAATTGGCAGTTATGtccctgcagcagaggcagagaTTGGAGTAATTGATGGGATTTACACAAGAATCCACAGTAGGGAATCAGTTTCTGTAGGGCTCTCTACTTTCATGATTGATCTTAACCAGGTTGCCAAGGCAGTAAACAATGCCACAGAGAGGTCCTTGGTACTTATTGATGAGTTTGGTAAAGGGACCAACACACTGGATGGCctgtcccttctggctgctgtgCTGAGGTACTGGATCAGTCAAGGAACCCAGTGTCCGCAGGTCTTTGTCTCCACTAATTTTCACAGTTTAATGCAGCTAGAACTCCTGCCTGACACACCTCTTCTGGAGTACCTGACCATGGAGACCCACCAAGATGGAGATGAGCTGATATTCTTCTATCAGATCAAACAGGGCATGTCCACTGTTAGTCATGCTGCCAATATCGCTGCATTAGCAGGAATGCCAGCCAAAATTATTGAAAGAGGAGTGGAAGTGTCAGAACTGATTCGCAATGGAAAACCTATCAAACAGATTGATCATCCTTCAAAAGAAGATCGCATGGAAAAATGCAAGTCTGTTGTGGAAAAGTTTCTTTGCCTAGACCTTGATGATCCCCACGTGGACTTAGAAGAGTTCATGCGTACAGAggtgctgccttctgcagcctcAGTCCTGTAA